The sequence below is a genomic window from Nitrospirota bacterium.
GCTGATCGTTGTCGGGATAATCGCCGGCCGGTGTCCCGTACAGCTCGTCCCGTTCGAAAAAGTCGTCATTGCCGACGAAGAAGACCCCGCCGGCAGCCGTACTGCGGTCCGCGCCTCGCCTCTGGCTTCCCGTCCCCTGGTCCTTCAGCATGAAGACCGAGCAGGTCCGTGACGCTTTGCCCAGGGGGATCGAGAGCCTGATCCCCGTATCCCGTATCCCGTCCCCGAACTGTTCTTTTGTTCTCTTGTAAAGGGGAACAAAGAGCCAGGTCTCGATACCCAGGGAGCGGTACTCTTTGAAGAGCGTCCCCGCAACGTCGGCGAGCCCCCCTGTCTTCGAGAAGGGGACCGCCTCGGATGCGACTATAGCGATTCTCATAGTTTGGCGTCTCGCATGAACTTCGTCGCCTCTTCCGGGGGGGTCGGATTGATGTAAAAGCCCGAGCCCCACTCGAAGCCCGCGGTCTTGGTGAGCTTCGGGACGATCTCGAGGTGCCAGTGGTAGTAGTCGTTCACCTCCTCCTTGAACGGCGAGGTATGGATGATGAAGTTATAGGGAGGCGAGTCGAGCACCCGGTCGAGCTGCTTCAGCACCCGCTGGAGTATCTCGGCGAAGCTGGCGAAGCTCTTTTCAGGGGGGGAGAAGTTCGACTCGTGGTTTTTCGGGAGTATCCAGGTCTCGAAGGGCTCCCGCGGGGCAAAGGGCGAGATCGCTACGTACCGGTCGTTTTCATAGACCACCCGCTTGTCGGAACCGAGCTCCTGGCTGACGATATCGCAGAAGATGCAGCGCTCCTTCGCTTCGTAATACTTCTTTGCCGAATCCATCTCTTCCCGCACGCTCTTCGGTATGATGGGCAGCGCGATGAGCTGGCTGTGGGTATGCTCGAGCGAGGCTCCGGCGATCTCTCCCTCGTTCTTGAAGATCAGCACGTATTTCAGACGGTTGTCCTTCTTCAGGTCTGTCAGCCGGAAGTAGTATGCCCAGAGCACATCCTCGGCCGCCCGCTGCGGCATGGTGGCGAGCGAGAGCTGGTGCTCGGGGGTCTCGATGATGACCTCATGGGCGCCGACGCCGTTCATCCTGTCGAAGACGCCCTCGCCCCGCTTGTTGAGGTCGCCGTGGATCTGCAGGGCGGGGAATTTATTGGGGACGACCCTCAATGTCCAGCCGGGGGAGTTGGGCGGCGTGCTCGCGGGGCGGAAGGCCATTATCTCCGGCGGGGTCGTGTGCTCGTTTCCCGGGCAGAAAGGGCAGAACCCTCCCGCCCTCCGCTTCTGGGAGGGGGACACAAAATCCGACGGCCTCTTCCCCCTCTCGATAGAAATAATTACCCACCTGCCGGAGATTGGGTCCTTTCTCAGTTCGGGCATAAATCCTCCTCAGTCAAAGTATGCGTAGTGAACGGCACGGGGTGAACAGCGAGATGTAGGATAAGGTGCAATCGTAATATGTTCCCTCTCTGCTGAATGGTATAATTATATCACTATGAAGCCAACTTTTCATGCCGCCCCGGTCAACGGCCCCTTCGAAGATCCCTGTATTTTCATCAGGATTTTGAGAGAGGCCCGGGCCCTCCTCTTCGACCTGGGTTATATCGGCAGGCTCAGCGCGTCGAGTGTCCTGAAGGTATCCGATGTCTTCATCACCCATACGCATATCGATCACTTTTTCGGCTTTGATATGCTGCTGAGGAACAGCCTGAGGAGAGAGGCGCCCCTCCGCATCTTCGGCCCCGAGCATATTATACGGTGTGTCGAGGGCAAGCTCAACGGGTATATCTGGAACCTCATCCGGGATTACCCGCTCAGGATCGAGGTCTTCGAGGTGAGGGGTGATACCCTGCACCATGCGAGCTTTCATGCCGGGAACAGCTTCAGGAGGGTCGATAACGGCGCCGCTGCGTTCAGCGGGACGCTCCTGGAAGACCCCCTGTTCACCATCAAGGCTACGACACTTACCCACGATATACCGGTAATGGCCTATTCGCTGGAAGAGGAGCTCCATATCAATATCAATAAGGCGAAGCTGCAGGAACGGCGCCTTCCGGTGGGTCCCTGGCTCGCCGATTTCAAGAGAGCGCTCCGTGAAGGCGCTCCCGGCGACAGGGTATTCGATACAGGAGCGGGCCGGCATGCGCTCGATGAGCTGCGCGACATCGCGATGGTCACCCGGGGGCAGAAGGTCTCCTATGTAACTGATGTGTCGCCGACAGAGGAGAATATCGCACGGGCCGTCTCTTTTGTCCGGGGCGCTGACCTGCTCTTCTGCGAGGCATATTTCATGGAGCGGGACAGGGACCGGGCCTGTGAGCGGCATCATCTCACCGCTGCGCTTGCAGGCCGGATCGCCAGGGCCGCAGCAGTGGGGAGCCTCGAGGTCATGCATATCTCGCCGAAGTACCGGGACGAGGTAGAGCCCCTCTACCGGGAGGCGATGGATGCGTTCAGAGGCGTATCTTCCGGCTCCTGATGCCCGGCTTCTGACGGGAGCGGCGCTTTTTTCGGCTACTCAGAAAGGGTAAATTGGTGTAATATTTATCTTACATGAGCACGCAGCCCCTGATACTCGTTACGAATGACGACGGCGTACACGCGCCCGGCATCATCGCCCTCTTCAAGGCGATGAAGGAGCTCGGCGATGCCTATATCGTTGCCCCCGATCGCGAGCGGAGCGCCGTAGGCCATGCGCTTACGCTCCACCGGCCCCTCAAGGTGGAGGAGCTCCGCGACCATGTCTACAGTGTGAACGGCACGCCGACCGACTGTGTCGCGCTCGCAGTGCACAAAGTCCTCCCGAGGAAGCCCGACCTCATCGCCTCGGGCATCAACAACGGCGCGAACCTCGGTGACGATATCACCTACTCGGGGACCGTCTCGGCGGCCATGGAGGGCACGATCCTCGGCGTTCCCTCGTTCGCCATATCGATAATCGGACAGCGGCCGTTCCATTACGACACCGCCGCTCCCTTCGCGATCGAGGTGGGAACGTATATTCTCCAGCAGTCGCTGCCCTTTGACACCCTGCTCAACGTGAATGTCCCCAACGCGGCGAAAAAAGATATGATCAAAGGCATCAGGATCACCGAGCAGGGGAAGCGGATTTACGACGGCTCCATTCAGGAGGTCTTCTCTCCCTGGGGCGACAAGCACTACTGGATCGGCGGGGGTACGCCCTACTGGGAGCATGGAGAGGACATGGACATCCAGGCAGTGTTGCACAACTATGTCTCGGTGACGCCGGTCCATCTCAATCTCACCAATTACGAGGCGCTCGAATACATGAAGAAAACATGGAAGAAAGAATAAATCCCAAATTCCAAACTCCAGAATACAAACAAAAGGAAAATTCCGGATATCCTGGGATTTCGGTCCTTGAGGATTTGGATGGTGCCTGGAATTTGGAATCTGGAATTTGGATTTTCTGATGAAATACGATGTCGTCATCGTCGGCGCCGGTCCGGCGGGCATCTTCGCCGCCCTCGAGCTTATCGAGCGCGCGCCGCAGCTCAAGGTCCTCATTGTAGAAAAGGGCAAGGATATCGACAAGCGCCACTGCCCCATGAGCAAAGGCCCTGGGGGCGAGGAGCAGTCGGCCTGCTGGGCCTGCCCGGACTGCGAGCTGGTGAGCGGATGGGGAGGAGCGGGGGCCTACAGCGATGGGAAGCTGACGCTTTCGCCCGAGATCGGCGGATTTCTCTCCCGGTATCTCGAACCGGCGGCACTGCGCGAGCTGATCGAGTATGTCGACCGCATTTACGTGCAGTACGGGGCCCCGGCAGAGCTTCACGGCGGCGACGAGAAAGAGATCGAGCGGATAAAGGACCTGGCCGCCAGGAACGACCTCAGCTTTGTTCCCTCCCATATCCGCCACATCGGCACCGAGCGCTGCCGCGAGGTGCTGAAGGGCATGAGAGACGCGATAGATGCCCGGGCGGATACGCTCTTCGGCGCAGCAGTGCAGCGGCTGCTCGTCGAGCGGAAGCGGGTCGCGGGCGTCCGGCTCGCGGACGGCAGGGAGATAAGGGCGCCTTTCGTTGTCCTTGCTCCCGGAAGGGCCTCTTCCCGGTGGCTCGAGGCAGAGGCGAAGCGGCTCAGGCTCACCCTTCTGAAGAATCCTGTCGATATCGGGGTGAGGGTCGAGCTCCCTGCAGCGGTCCTCGAGCCTCTCACCAGTGTCACCTACGAGCCGAAGCTGATTTTTTATTCAAAGCGCTTCGACGACAAGGTCAGGACCTTCTGCGTCAACCCCTACGGCGAGGTGGTGAAGGAGCACCTGAAGGACATCTGGACCGTGAACGGCCACAGCTATGCCGGTATCAGGACGAACAATACGAACTTCGCCATCCTCTCGAGCACCTTCTTCACCGAGCCCTTCAACGAGCCGATCTCGTACGGTACCTATATCGCGCGACTCGCGAACTTCCTCGGAGGCGGCGTCATTGTCCAGCGGCTCGGCGACCTCCTGCAGGGGCGGCGCTCGACCCCGGAGCGGATCGCCCGGGGCCTGGTGCAGCCGACGCTGCGGGATGCAACGCCGGGAGATCTCAGCTTCGTGCTTCCCTACCGGTATCTCGCCAATATCATGGAGATGCTCGAAGCGCTCGACCGCATCGCTCCCGGCGTCAGCTCGCGCCACACGCTGCTGTACGGCGTGGAGGTGAAGTTCTACTCGATGCAGCTCAGCCTTTCGAATACGCTCGAGACCGAGATCGCCGACCTCTTTGCCATAGGCGACGGCGCGGGCGTGAGCAGGGGCCTTATCCAGGCGTCGGCTTCGGGCGTCATCGCCGCGCGGGAGATATTGACGCGTTCGGGGGTGCAGCGTACGGCGTTATAGTGCTCAACGCTGCAGCGATACTATGGATGATTTCAGCGCTCTGAGAAACATGATGGTCGATTCCCAGCTCGTGCCGCGGGGCATAACGGACGAGCGCGTCCTCAGCGCCATGAGGAAGGTGCCGCGCCACCTCTTCGTTCCGGAGCCCATGCGGCACCGCGCCTACGAGGATATGGCCCTCTCCATCGGCGAAGGGCAGACCATATCGCAGCCCTACATGGTGGCGGTCATGACCGAGCTCCTCGAGCTGAAAGGAGACGAGCGGGTGCTCGAGATCGGGACCGGTTCCGGGTACCAGGCGGCGATACTCGGGGAGCTCGCGCGAGAGGTGTTCACCATCGAGCGTGTGCCCGCGTTGGCGCAGCAGGCGCAGGAGCGCCTGAGAAGGCTCGGCTATGCCAATGTCGAAGTCATCGTCAGGGACGGGACGAGAGGGCTTCCCGATCGGGCTCCCTTCGACGGCATCATCGTGACCGCCGCTGCCCCCGAAGTGCCGGCGCCCCTCGCAGAACAGCTCCGCGAGGGCGGCGTCATCGTTGCGCCGGTGGGAGAGCGGTTTTCGCAGATCCTGATCAAGGGGAGAAAGAGAGCCGGCGCTCTCGTGGAAGAGCGCAGCACGCCCTGCGTCTTCGTGCCGCTCATCGGCGAGTACGGCTGGAACGAATAGCGGATGCCGCATCTCGCCGGTCCCTCTCCTTTGATGTCCGGGGTCTTGACCTTTAGATTGCTTAGGCACTAAACTAGAGGTTGTATGAAAAAGGAAAAATCCATATACGAGCTCCAGGCAGAGGTCTGCAAGATCCTCTCGAGCCCGAAGCGGCTCGAGATCATCAACGCGCTGAAGGGGGGAGAGAAGTCGGTCACCGAGCTGGTCGATATCCTCGACACTCCCAAGGCGAACGTCTCGCAGCATCTTGCGGTCATGCGCCTCAAAGGCATCTTGAAGACCAGGCGGGATGGCGTCAATATCTTCTACAGCATCGCCCACCCGAAGGTGATCGAGGCCTGCATGCTCATGAGAGAGGTGCTCACCGAACTGCTGACCGAGCGGAGCAAGATGGCGAGCCTCATGCGGAAAGGCGAATAGCACCGTCCCCTCCTTTCCTCTGGTCCGCTGGTCCGCTGGCCTGCCTTCCGGTGCATTTTTCCGTCCCTTAGTTTGTACTGCGGTCAATCCCTCCTTTTTAACAACTGGCCAGAACTCCTGATAATTCTCATTATTGCTTGACATATTGTTTTGCAACATGTTATTACTTAAAGGCTTAGGCCTTTACCAGGTACTCAACCCTGATTTTGAGTATATATTCTCCCTGAATGGAGGAACCTTCAATGTCTCTTGCAACCTTTAAAG
It includes:
- the galT gene encoding galactose-1-phosphate uridylyltransferase — encoded protein: MPELRKDPISGRWVIISIERGKRPSDFVSPSQKRRAGGFCPFCPGNEHTTPPEIMAFRPASTPPNSPGWTLRVVPNKFPALQIHGDLNKRGEGVFDRMNGVGAHEVIIETPEHQLSLATMPQRAAEDVLWAYYFRLTDLKKDNRLKYVLIFKNEGEIAGASLEHTHSQLIALPIIPKSVREEMDSAKKYYEAKERCIFCDIVSQELGSDKRVVYENDRYVAISPFAPREPFETWILPKNHESNFSPPEKSFASFAEILQRVLKQLDRVLDSPPYNFIIHTSPFKEEVNDYYHWHLEIVPKLTKTAGFEWGSGFYINPTPPEEATKFMRDAKL
- a CDS encoding ribonuclease Z — translated: MKPTFHAAPVNGPFEDPCIFIRILREARALLFDLGYIGRLSASSVLKVSDVFITHTHIDHFFGFDMLLRNSLRREAPLRIFGPEHIIRCVEGKLNGYIWNLIRDYPLRIEVFEVRGDTLHHASFHAGNSFRRVDNGAAAFSGTLLEDPLFTIKATTLTHDIPVMAYSLEEELHININKAKLQERRLPVGPWLADFKRALREGAPGDRVFDTGAGRHALDELRDIAMVTRGQKVSYVTDVSPTEENIARAVSFVRGADLLFCEAYFMERDRDRACERHHLTAALAGRIARAAAVGSLEVMHISPKYRDEVEPLYREAMDAFRGVSSGS
- the surE gene encoding 5'/3'-nucleotidase SurE; amino-acid sequence: MSTQPLILVTNDDGVHAPGIIALFKAMKELGDAYIVAPDRERSAVGHALTLHRPLKVEELRDHVYSVNGTPTDCVALAVHKVLPRKPDLIASGINNGANLGDDITYSGTVSAAMEGTILGVPSFAISIIGQRPFHYDTAAPFAIEVGTYILQQSLPFDTLLNVNVPNAAKKDMIKGIRITEQGKRIYDGSIQEVFSPWGDKHYWIGGGTPYWEHGEDMDIQAVLHNYVSVTPVHLNLTNYEALEYMKKTWKKE
- a CDS encoding NAD(P)/FAD-dependent oxidoreductase → MKYDVVIVGAGPAGIFAALELIERAPQLKVLIVEKGKDIDKRHCPMSKGPGGEEQSACWACPDCELVSGWGGAGAYSDGKLTLSPEIGGFLSRYLEPAALRELIEYVDRIYVQYGAPAELHGGDEKEIERIKDLAARNDLSFVPSHIRHIGTERCREVLKGMRDAIDARADTLFGAAVQRLLVERKRVAGVRLADGREIRAPFVVLAPGRASSRWLEAEAKRLRLTLLKNPVDIGVRVELPAAVLEPLTSVTYEPKLIFYSKRFDDKVRTFCVNPYGEVVKEHLKDIWTVNGHSYAGIRTNNTNFAILSSTFFTEPFNEPISYGTYIARLANFLGGGVIVQRLGDLLQGRRSTPERIARGLVQPTLRDATPGDLSFVLPYRYLANIMEMLEALDRIAPGVSSRHTLLYGVEVKFYSMQLSLSNTLETEIADLFAIGDGAGVSRGLIQASASGVIAAREILTRSGVQRTAL
- a CDS encoding protein-L-isoaspartate(D-aspartate) O-methyltransferase; the protein is MDDFSALRNMMVDSQLVPRGITDERVLSAMRKVPRHLFVPEPMRHRAYEDMALSIGEGQTISQPYMVAVMTELLELKGDERVLEIGTGSGYQAAILGELAREVFTIERVPALAQQAQERLRRLGYANVEVIVRDGTRGLPDRAPFDGIIVTAAAPEVPAPLAEQLREGGVIVAPVGERFSQILIKGRKRAGALVEERSTPCVFVPLIGEYGWNE
- a CDS encoding metalloregulator ArsR/SmtB family transcription factor, giving the protein MKKEKSIYELQAEVCKILSSPKRLEIINALKGGEKSVTELVDILDTPKANVSQHLAVMRLKGILKTRRDGVNIFYSIAHPKVIEACMLMREVLTELLTERSKMASLMRKGE